The Candidatus Binatia bacterium genome includes the window TTCGGGAGTTCGGCTGCGCGCGCTGCCGCGGCTCGACGCGCTCCGCGAGGGACGCGAGGCGTGGCCGACGGGCGCCGACCTCGACGACCTGCTCGCGGTCGTGCTGCGCGAGGTCGAGGCGCTGGTGCGGCTGGTCGACGGGCACGGGGGCTGAGCGCGTGACGGCTCTGCGTCTTCGGAGCGCGCCCGGCGCGCGCTCGCGCGTGCTCGCCTGCCGCGTCGCACCCGTCCTCGCGTGCGCGCTCGTGCTGCTTGCGGCGGTATCCGCGCACGCGCAGCAGATCGCGGTCCCCAAGCCGCAGGGCTTCGTCAACGACTTCGCGAACGTCATCGACGTGCCGACCAAGCGTCGGCTCGAAGCGCTGATCCGCGAGCTGCAGCAGAAGACCGGCGCCGAGATCGCGATCGTCACCGTGCGCTCGACCGAGCCCGAGACCGCCTTCGACTACGCGATGGCGATCGCCGAGCAGTGGAAGCCCGGCGCCAAGGACAAGGACAACGGCGTCGTCTTCCTGGTCGCGGTCGACGACCGCGAGCTGCAGATCCTGACCGGCTACGGCGTCGAGGGCGCGCTGCCCGACGGCAGGGTCGGCGAGATCCGCGACACGCTCATCGTGCCGGCGTTCCGCGCCGGCGACTACTCGCGCGGCATCCTCGAGGCGACGCAGACGATGGCCGCGCTGATCGCGGCCGAGTACGGCGTGAAGCTCACCGGCGCGCCCGAGCCCGTGCGCCGACGCCCGCGCAGCGGCGGAAGCGGCGCCCTCGGGCTCCTCGGCTTCATCCTGCTCTTCCTGCTGGTGTCGGCGCTGATCAATGCGGTCGGCGGCGGCGGGCGACACTACCGACGTGGTCGGCGAGGCGGTTTCGGCGCGCCGATCATCTTCCCAGGTGGTATGGGGGGACGCGGCGGCTTCGGCGGCCTCGGTGGCGGGTTCGGCGGCGGTGGCGGCTTTGGTGGCTTCGGCGGCGGCGGCTTCGGCGGCGGCGGAGCCGGAGGGAGATGGTGATGACGAGACGGCTCTTGGTTGGGCTTCCGGTGCTCGTTCT containing:
- a CDS encoding TPM domain-containing protein, with product MTALRLRSAPGARSRVLACRVAPVLACALVLLAAVSAHAQQIAVPKPQGFVNDFANVIDVPTKRRLEALIRELQQKTGAEIAIVTVRSTEPETAFDYAMAIAEQWKPGAKDKDNGVVFLVAVDDRELQILTGYGVEGALPDGRVGEIRDTLIVPAFRAGDYSRGILEATQTMAALIAAEYGVKLTGAPEPVRRRPRSGGSGALGLLGFILLFLLVSALINAVGGGGRHYRRGRRGGFGAPIIFPGGMGGRGGFGGLGGGFGGGGGFGGFGGGGFGGGGAGGRW